One region of Micromonospora ureilytica genomic DNA includes:
- the ptsP gene encoding phosphoenolpyruvate--protein phosphotransferase has product MRELRGIGASPGGAAGPVYRLAPPPALPPLVETVDPEAEKTAVRAAAVAVAADLARRADTALDATAAEVLRAQVMMAQDETLIDAADIAIDGGADAPHAITDVLAGHRAAFEAAGGYLAERVSDLDDLRDRLVAACLGQPMPGVPDPGHPYLLIARDLAPADTAGLEPGLVLGLITAEGGPTSHTAILARTLGIPAVVRCPGILDVTDGALASLDGTNGVVVAGVSAETVTTVNADRLAEIERRARSRGPGRTADGHPVALLANIGSARDLTGEVEGVGLFRTELLYLDRSDPPSHEEQVTAYRDVFAALPGRKIVVRTLDAGADKPLPFLRLAVEPNPALGIRGLRVARQTPSVLTTQLAAISAAAAATDADVWVMAPMVATAAEAAAFTESCREHGLPTAGVMIEVPAAALRASQVLRHADFLSVGTNDLSQYTFAADRMCGDLADLLDPWQPALIALLAVCATAGVEAGKPVGVCGESAADPDFALVLAGLGITSLSMAPRSIPVVRESLAAHTLHECRQIAEAALAAPSPEAARAAAVGASRQLRSGDGVSVR; this is encoded by the coding sequence ATGCGTGAACTTCGGGGGATCGGGGCCAGCCCCGGTGGTGCGGCGGGGCCGGTCTACCGGCTGGCCCCGCCGCCGGCCCTGCCGCCGCTGGTGGAGACCGTTGATCCCGAAGCCGAGAAGACCGCCGTCCGGGCTGCGGCCGTCGCCGTCGCCGCCGACCTGGCCCGTCGCGCGGACACCGCCCTGGACGCGACCGCCGCCGAGGTCCTGCGCGCGCAGGTCATGATGGCGCAGGACGAAACGCTCATTGACGCGGCCGACATCGCCATCGACGGCGGTGCGGACGCGCCGCATGCGATCACCGACGTGCTCGCCGGGCACCGGGCCGCCTTCGAAGCCGCGGGCGGGTACCTCGCCGAGCGGGTCAGCGACCTCGACGACCTGCGGGACCGCCTCGTCGCGGCGTGCCTGGGGCAGCCGATGCCGGGCGTGCCGGACCCTGGCCATCCGTACCTGCTCATCGCCCGCGACCTGGCGCCGGCCGACACCGCCGGCCTCGAGCCGGGCCTGGTGCTGGGCCTGATCACGGCCGAGGGCGGACCGACCAGCCACACCGCGATCCTGGCCCGGACACTCGGTATCCCGGCCGTGGTCCGCTGCCCGGGCATCCTGGACGTGACCGACGGCGCGCTGGCCAGTCTCGACGGCACGAACGGCGTCGTGGTGGCCGGTGTCTCCGCCGAGACGGTGACCACCGTGAACGCGGACCGGCTCGCGGAGATCGAACGCCGCGCCCGCTCCCGAGGCCCCGGGCGAACGGCGGACGGCCATCCCGTCGCGCTACTGGCCAACATCGGCTCTGCCCGCGACCTCACCGGCGAGGTTGAAGGCGTCGGCCTGTTCCGCACCGAGCTGCTCTACCTCGACCGCAGCGATCCGCCGTCGCACGAAGAGCAGGTCACCGCGTACCGCGACGTCTTCGCCGCGCTGCCCGGTCGCAAGATCGTCGTGCGCACCCTCGACGCCGGCGCCGACAAGCCGCTGCCGTTCCTGCGTCTGGCCGTTGAACCCAACCCTGCGCTGGGCATCCGCGGTCTGCGGGTCGCGCGGCAGACACCTTCCGTGCTCACCACGCAGTTGGCCGCGATCTCGGCGGCGGCTGCGGCGACGGACGCCGACGTCTGGGTGATGGCGCCGATGGTCGCCACGGCGGCGGAGGCGGCAGCGTTCACTGAGTCCTGCCGCGAGCACGGCCTGCCGACCGCCGGCGTGATGATCGAGGTGCCGGCCGCGGCCCTGCGCGCCAGCCAGGTGCTGCGCCACGCGGACTTCCTCAGCGTCGGCACCAACGACCTCAGCCAGTACACGTTCGCTGCTGACCGCATGTGCGGCGACCTTGCTGACCTGCTCGACCCGTGGCAGCCCGCGCTGATCGCTCTCCTCGCCGTCTGCGCGACAGCCGGCGTCGAGGCGGGCAAGCCAGTCGGCGTGTGTGGAGAGTCCGCAGCAGATCCCGATTTCGCCCTGGTGCTGGCAGGACTGGGCATCACCAGCCTGTCCATGGCGCCCCGCAGCATTCCGGTGGTGCGCGAGTCCCTGGCCGCGCACACCCTGCACGAGTGCCGCCAGATCGCCGAGGCGGCCCTTGCCGCCCCCAGCCCGGAAGCAGCTCGGGCGGCGGCGGTCGGTGCTTCGCGTCAGCTCCGTTCCGGCGACGGCGTGTCCGTGCGGTGA
- a CDS encoding GNAT family N-acetyltransferase, giving the protein MVVNVKDAPEAKQYEARFEGESKVAGIAQYIRTTELIAFVHTEVSSEYEGRGVGAALARTGLDEARAAGLLVLPTCPFFAGWIARHPEYQDLVYQSRSRVSD; this is encoded by the coding sequence ATGGTAGTGAATGTGAAGGATGCCCCCGAGGCCAAACAGTACGAGGCTCGGTTCGAGGGAGAGTCCAAGGTCGCGGGTATCGCGCAGTACATCCGCACCACGGAACTCATCGCGTTCGTGCACACCGAGGTCTCGTCGGAGTACGAGGGCAGGGGAGTTGGGGCGGCCCTGGCCCGCACCGGCCTCGACGAGGCCCGCGCCGCGGGCCTGCTGGTCCTGCCCACCTGCCCATTCTTCGCGGGGTGGATCGCCCGGCACCCCGAGTACCAGGACCTGGTGTACCAGTCCCGCAGCAGAGTCAGCGACTGA
- a CDS encoding alpha/beta hydrolase, with translation MAVSRLPSKDPSQRRGVLVTNPGGPGTGGLIYPGLLAGNLSPQPLPRSVQDQYDVIGFDPRGVGHSSPVTCDVTPEQIARRNLWYPADAAGVRKDAEIAKAMARQCATSETAALLPHITTANTARDMDRIREALGEPKISYLGVSYGTYLGAVYTTMFPQHSDRFVLDSNLGPGGYDLTAMRRLGRGLEDRFPDFAKFAAANPQYGLGTTPKQVRAKFFDLAARLEKSPVQGVDGSLFRGITFDHLYSDVSMPTLAAAWKALDTNQPMPPEPPPANIDNAVSGRLHVICGDSKWPSSVRDYQRAVAVHRVKYPLVGAAAANIGPCAFWPSPVERPVRIGDRGPSNVLMVQNVRDPGTPLVGARELRKAFGGRARMVTVDQGGHGAYLLFAKNMCANNTVTTFLTTGQRPRHDVACAAEAG, from the coding sequence GTGGCGGTCTCCCGTCTGCCGAGCAAGGACCCGTCGCAGCGCCGGGGCGTGTTGGTGACCAACCCGGGCGGTCCCGGCACCGGGGGACTGATCTACCCGGGCCTGCTCGCCGGCAATCTGTCGCCGCAGCCGCTGCCGCGCAGCGTCCAGGACCAGTACGACGTGATCGGATTCGACCCGCGCGGTGTGGGCCACAGCTCGCCGGTGACCTGTGACGTGACGCCGGAGCAGATTGCGCGGCGCAACCTTTGGTACCCGGCTGACGCGGCCGGCGTACGGAAGGACGCCGAGATAGCGAAGGCGATGGCCCGGCAGTGTGCGACATCGGAGACGGCCGCGCTGCTGCCCCACATCACCACCGCGAACACCGCACGGGACATGGACCGCATTCGGGAGGCGCTGGGCGAGCCGAAGATCTCTTACCTCGGTGTGTCGTACGGCACCTACCTCGGTGCGGTCTACACGACGATGTTCCCCCAGCACAGTGACCGGTTCGTGCTCGACAGCAACCTCGGCCCCGGTGGTTACGACCTCACCGCCATGCGAAGGCTCGGCCGCGGCCTGGAGGACCGGTTCCCGGACTTCGCGAAGTTCGCCGCCGCCAATCCCCAGTACGGACTGGGCACGACGCCGAAGCAGGTGCGCGCGAAGTTCTTCGACCTCGCCGCGCGACTGGAGAAGTCACCGGTGCAGGGCGTGGACGGTTCGTTGTTCCGGGGGATCACGTTCGACCACCTCTACAGCGACGTGAGCATGCCCACCCTGGCCGCAGCGTGGAAAGCGCTCGACACGAACCAGCCGATGCCGCCCGAGCCGCCGCCCGCGAATATCGACAACGCCGTCTCCGGCCGCCTGCATGTCATCTGCGGCGACTCGAAGTGGCCGAGTTCCGTCCGCGACTACCAGCGGGCCGTCGCGGTCCACCGGGTCAAGTACCCGTTGGTCGGTGCCGCCGCGGCCAATATCGGTCCGTGCGCGTTCTGGCCGTCCCCGGTCGAGCGGCCGGTGCGCATTGGTGACCGAGGGCCTTCGAACGTGCTGATGGTACAGAACGTTCGCGACCCCGGGACCCCGCTGGTCGGCGCCCGCGAGCTCAGAAAGGCGTTCGGTGGCCGGGCGCGGATGGTGACGGTGGACCAGGGTGGTCACGGCGCCTACCTGCTCTTCGCCAAGAACATGTGCGCCAACAACACGGTGACGACCTTCCTCACCACCGGCCAGCGTCCGCGGCACGACGTCGCATGTGCGGCCGAGGCCGGCTGA
- a CDS encoding GNAT family N-acetyltransferase, whose protein sequence is MPQGLLVESQHDNVDVMTSAGLRLHLRRATPTDLEAANHLHRWQCSAESRRARYQGSRDRIRRAEWRHLVDPDRGYTFLIVCPQRPGLIGLAHLLWQDCGPPEIALLIADAWQGRGVGTAVARHVVGLAVAHGHPVQQARIRTGNVRAIRLASHFGAIVDNTA, encoded by the coding sequence GTGCCGCAGGGGCTCCTCGTTGAGAGTCAGCACGACAACGTGGACGTGATGACATCTGCCGGGCTACGACTGCACCTTCGCCGAGCCACTCCCACCGATCTCGAGGCGGCCAACCATCTGCACCGCTGGCAGTGCTCCGCCGAGAGCCGCAGGGCTCGCTACCAGGGGTCGCGAGACCGGATCCGCCGCGCCGAGTGGCGGCATCTGGTCGACCCTGATCGCGGCTACACGTTCCTCATCGTCTGTCCGCAGCGGCCAGGGCTGATCGGTCTCGCCCACCTTCTGTGGCAGGACTGCGGACCGCCCGAGATCGCCCTGTTGATCGCTGACGCATGGCAGGGCCGTGGAGTCGGCACCGCGGTGGCCCGGCACGTGGTCGGCCTCGCCGTCGCGCACGGCCACCCCGTTCAACAAGCCCGGATCAGGACGGGAAACGTTCGGGCCATCCGCCTGGCGAGTCACTTCGGCGCCATCGTCGATAACACGGCCTGA
- a CDS encoding ammonium transporter: MPEGFDAGDTAFVLTSAALVMLMTPGLAFFYGGMVRAKSVVNMLLMSFVSLGIVSVLWVAYGYSLAFGEDVGGRGLIGDLSNVGLSGISDTTLTGSVPVLAFAVFQMMFAVITPALISGAIADRTKFGAWMLFVALWVTVVYFPVAHWVWQSGGWIFKLGVKDFAGGTAVHINAGMAALGALLVLGNRVGFRRESMRAHSLPLVMLGSGLLWFGWFGFNAGSALAANGTASVAFMNTQVAAGAGMIGWLVWERVRKGGFTSLGAASGAVAGLVAITPACAVVNIWGAIAIGVIAGVGCAWAVSLKDRFGYDDSLDVVAVHAVGGVVGTLLIGVFDVTDGLVAGAGAGQLLKQAIGAFAVAAYSLALTWLLVKTIDVTIGFRVTRSDEVTRVDQVLHTENAYDFATREADADPVGTIGIWSHSPTARHQSVGGANGPSAH; the protein is encoded by the coding sequence ATGCCAGAAGGCTTCGACGCGGGTGACACCGCATTCGTTCTGACCAGCGCCGCGCTGGTCATGCTCATGACCCCGGGACTGGCGTTCTTCTACGGCGGCATGGTCCGCGCGAAGAGCGTGGTCAACATGCTGCTGATGAGCTTCGTCAGCCTGGGTATCGTCAGCGTTCTCTGGGTGGCCTACGGATACTCGCTCGCCTTCGGCGAGGACGTGGGTGGGCGCGGACTCATCGGTGACCTGTCCAATGTGGGCCTGAGTGGAATCTCGGACACCACGTTGACCGGCAGCGTTCCGGTCCTCGCCTTCGCCGTCTTCCAGATGATGTTCGCCGTCATCACGCCGGCGCTGATCAGCGGAGCGATCGCTGACCGCACCAAGTTCGGCGCGTGGATGCTGTTCGTCGCCCTCTGGGTGACAGTCGTCTACTTCCCGGTGGCCCACTGGGTCTGGCAGTCCGGCGGTTGGATCTTCAAGCTCGGCGTCAAGGACTTCGCCGGAGGCACGGCAGTCCACATCAACGCCGGCATGGCCGCCCTCGGCGCGCTACTGGTCCTCGGAAATCGGGTCGGCTTCCGGCGGGAGTCGATGCGGGCGCACAGTCTGCCCCTCGTGATGCTCGGCTCGGGCCTGCTCTGGTTCGGCTGGTTCGGGTTCAACGCCGGATCGGCCCTCGCCGCGAACGGTACCGCCAGTGTCGCCTTCATGAACACGCAGGTGGCGGCCGGTGCCGGCATGATCGGCTGGCTGGTGTGGGAGCGGGTCCGCAAGGGCGGTTTCACCTCGCTGGGCGCTGCCTCGGGAGCGGTCGCCGGCCTGGTGGCCATCACTCCGGCCTGCGCGGTCGTGAACATCTGGGGTGCGATCGCCATCGGCGTCATCGCTGGTGTCGGCTGCGCCTGGGCCGTCAGCCTGAAGGACCGGTTCGGCTACGACGACTCGCTGGACGTCGTGGCTGTGCATGCGGTCGGCGGTGTCGTCGGCACCCTCCTCATCGGGGTCTTCGACGTGACGGACGGCCTCGTGGCCGGTGCCGGTGCGGGGCAGCTGCTGAAGCAGGCGATCGGCGCCTTCGCCGTCGCGGCGTACTCCCTGGCCCTGACGTGGTTGCTGGTCAAGACCATTGATGTAACCATCGGCTTCCGGGTGACGCGTTCGGACGAGGTCACCCGGGTCGACCAGGTCCTGCACACCGAGAACGCCTACGACTTCGCCACGAGGGAGGCGGATGCCGATCCTGTTGGCACGATCGGCATCTGGTCGCACTCCCCGACCGCCCGACACCAGAGTGTCGGTGGCGCCAACGGGCCGTCGGCCCACTGA
- the glnII gene encoding glutamine synthetase, whose protein sequence is MAYKAEYIWIDGTEPTAKLRSKTKIVADGVEPGTWGFDGSSTSQAEGRSSDRVLEPVATYPDPIRGGAHLLVLCEVFNIDGTPHESNTRALLRPVADRFAAQQPLFGIEQEYTFFQGSRPLGFPDGGYPAPQGGYYCGVGADEIYGRALVEKHLDNCLAAGLTISGINAEVMPGQWEFQVGPLSPLEVADQLWIARWLLHRTAEDFGISATLEPKPARGDWNGAGAHTNFSTSAMRENYAAIIEACESLGRGDKPLEHIRSYGAGVEARLTGAHETAPWSEYSYGVSDRGASVRIPWQVEIDKKGYIEDRRPNANVDPYTVTRLIVDTCCTALEAADLA, encoded by the coding sequence ATGGCGTACAAGGCTGAATACATCTGGATCGACGGCACCGAGCCGACCGCGAAGCTGCGGTCGAAGACGAAGATCGTCGCCGACGGCGTCGAGCCGGGCACGTGGGGCTTCGACGGTTCCAGCACCAGCCAGGCCGAGGGCCGCAGCTCCGACCGGGTCCTGGAGCCGGTCGCCACCTACCCCGACCCGATCCGCGGTGGGGCGCACCTGCTGGTGCTCTGCGAGGTGTTCAACATCGACGGCACCCCGCACGAGTCGAACACCCGGGCCCTGCTGCGCCCGGTGGCCGACCGGTTCGCGGCCCAGCAGCCCCTGTTCGGCATCGAGCAGGAGTACACGTTCTTCCAGGGCTCCCGCCCGCTGGGCTTCCCCGACGGCGGTTACCCGGCCCCGCAGGGTGGCTACTACTGCGGTGTCGGCGCGGACGAGATCTACGGCCGCGCCCTGGTCGAGAAGCACCTGGACAACTGCCTGGCCGCGGGCCTGACCATCTCCGGCATCAACGCCGAGGTCATGCCCGGCCAGTGGGAGTTCCAGGTCGGCCCGCTGTCGCCGCTGGAGGTCGCCGACCAGCTCTGGATCGCCCGCTGGCTGCTGCACCGCACGGCGGAGGACTTCGGCATCTCCGCCACCCTGGAGCCCAAGCCCGCGCGGGGTGACTGGAACGGCGCCGGCGCCCACACCAACTTCTCCACCAGCGCGATGCGCGAGAACTACGCGGCGATCATCGAGGCCTGCGAGTCCCTCGGCCGGGGTGACAAGCCGCTGGAGCACATCCGCAGCTACGGTGCCGGCGTCGAGGCTCGCCTCACCGGTGCCCACGAGACGGCGCCCTGGAGCGAGTACAGCTACGGCGTCTCGGACCGTGGCGCCTCCGTCCGCATCCCGTGGCAGGTGGAGATCGACAAGAAGGGTTACATCGAAGACCGCCGGCCCAACGCCAACGTCGACCCGTACACCGTCACCCGGCTCATCGTCGACACCTGCTGCACCGCCCTGGAGGCCGCCGACCTCGCCTGA
- the glsA gene encoding glutaminase A yields the protein MRGLPAECREARVNAPVAALTPTFYGVVEPVMPPIKKPRTAPRRIDQAWSGNPVTSSAIDDSGAGEYGKLFASFTVDPQGTVSLVDLADRLRAAGISEADPRLAQVRGELRPALGADGPARIDLTRFIALCRAGGGVIEKSLRGDLVIPDFAALRTEIFAIYEGLRGVDEGQVADYIPQLGRVDPEKFGIALCTTDGQRFALGDAESVFCVQSICKPINYCLALEQHGAEQVHRHVGREPSGRGFNELTLNNEGLPHNPMINSGAIMCCSLLRPSCEMADRFDHVAETWRRLAGGGAVGFNNAVYLSERRTADRNFALGYFMREHRAFPDGTDLTETLEFYFQCCSIEVDARSLSVVAASLANGGVNPLTRERIFSADTVRKCLSLMSSCGMYDYSGEFAFAIGLPAKSGVSGGLMIVVPGVLGICVWSPRLDALGNSVRGVAFCKELVNRFNFHVYDTLATGEDSGKRDPRRGRNEEEVASTTRLLWAASHGDLEYVRLALAAGEDPNSADYDRRTALHLAASEGNLDVVQYLLDRGADPTLRDRWGGTALDDAERGAHDRVATVLTSVLGVAGPAANTHPVRTDTPLAAV from the coding sequence GTGCGAGGCTTGCCGGCCGAATGCCGGGAGGCGCGAGTAAATGCGCCGGTGGCCGCGTTGACACCAACTTTCTACGGAGTAGTCGAGCCCGTCATGCCCCCGATTAAGAAGCCCCGAACCGCGCCGCGTCGCATCGACCAGGCGTGGTCGGGCAACCCCGTCACATCGTCGGCCATCGACGACTCCGGAGCCGGAGAATACGGGAAGCTGTTCGCCTCCTTCACTGTCGACCCGCAGGGCACGGTCTCGTTGGTCGACCTCGCCGACCGGCTGCGCGCAGCGGGAATCTCGGAGGCGGATCCGCGTCTGGCCCAGGTGCGGGGCGAGCTGCGTCCCGCCCTGGGTGCCGACGGGCCGGCACGGATCGACCTGACCCGCTTCATCGCACTGTGCAGGGCGGGCGGCGGCGTCATCGAGAAATCGCTTCGCGGGGATCTCGTCATTCCGGACTTCGCCGCGCTCCGAACGGAGATCTTCGCGATCTACGAGGGGCTCAGGGGTGTCGACGAGGGGCAGGTTGCCGACTACATCCCGCAACTGGGCCGCGTCGATCCGGAAAAATTCGGGATCGCGTTGTGCACCACCGACGGGCAGCGCTTCGCGCTGGGAGACGCGGAGAGTGTCTTCTGCGTCCAGTCGATCTGCAAACCGATCAACTACTGTCTCGCGCTGGAACAGCACGGCGCCGAGCAGGTCCACCGGCATGTGGGGCGGGAGCCCAGCGGTCGCGGGTTCAACGAGCTGACGCTGAACAACGAGGGCCTCCCCCACAACCCCATGATCAATTCCGGGGCCATCATGTGCTGCTCGCTGCTGCGCCCCAGTTGTGAGATGGCCGACCGTTTCGACCACGTCGCCGAGACATGGCGCAGGTTGGCCGGTGGCGGGGCGGTCGGGTTCAACAACGCCGTCTACCTCTCGGAACGCCGCACGGCCGACCGGAACTTCGCCCTCGGCTACTTCATGCGCGAGCACCGGGCCTTCCCGGACGGGACGGACCTCACCGAGACGCTGGAGTTCTACTTCCAGTGCTGCTCGATCGAGGTCGACGCACGGTCGCTGTCGGTCGTGGCCGCCTCGCTGGCCAACGGCGGCGTCAATCCCCTGACGAGGGAACGGATCTTCTCCGCCGACACCGTCCGCAAGTGCCTGTCCCTGATGTCGTCGTGCGGGATGTACGACTACTCCGGGGAGTTCGCCTTCGCGATCGGTCTGCCGGCGAAGAGTGGCGTCTCCGGCGGACTCATGATCGTGGTTCCCGGCGTGCTGGGCATCTGCGTCTGGTCGCCGCGCCTCGACGCCCTGGGCAACTCCGTCCGGGGGGTCGCCTTCTGCAAGGAACTCGTCAACCGGTTCAACTTCCACGTCTACGACACGTTGGCCACCGGCGAGGACTCCGGCAAGCGCGACCCACGGCGCGGAAGGAACGAGGAGGAGGTGGCGTCGACCACGCGATTGCTGTGGGCCGCGAGCCACGGTGATCTGGAGTACGTCCGGCTCGCGCTGGCGGCGGGAGAGGATCCCAACTCCGCCGACTACGACCGACGTACGGCGCTGCACCTGGCCGCTTCCGAGGGAAACCTCGACGTGGTCCAGTACCTCCTGGACCGCGGGGCCGATCCAACTCTGCGGGACCGCTGGGGCGGCACCGCGCTCGACGACGCCGAGCGAGGCGCGCACGACCGGGTCGCCACGGTACTCACGTCGGTGCTGGGCGTTGCGGGCCCGGCAGCGAACACCCATCCCGTGCGAACTGACACGCCGCTCGCGGCGGTCTGA
- a CDS encoding type 1 glutamine amidotransferase domain-containing protein: MTKVLMVLTSHDQLGDTGHKTGFWLEELAAPYYRFRDAGWDVTLASPRGGRAPLDPKSDEPDFQTDQTRRFTADAEAQRQLATTVRLDSVSVDDFDTVFYPGGHGPLWDLAEDNDSIKLIEQVVAAGKPIALVCHAPGALRHCATPDGQPLVAGKRVTGFTDSEEEYMGLTKVVPFLVEDELVAKGAEFSKAANFESYVVSDGLLITGQNPASSGPAADQLISLVSRAGA, from the coding sequence ATGACAAAGGTTCTGATGGTGTTGACCTCGCACGACCAGTTGGGCGACACCGGTCACAAGACCGGCTTCTGGCTTGAGGAACTGGCAGCGCCCTACTACCGGTTCCGCGACGCGGGGTGGGACGTGACGCTCGCCTCGCCCCGGGGCGGTCGGGCACCCCTGGACCCGAAGAGCGACGAGCCGGACTTCCAGACCGATCAGACCCGCCGTTTCACGGCGGACGCCGAAGCGCAACGTCAACTCGCGACGACGGTACGGCTCGACTCGGTGTCCGTCGACGACTTCGACACCGTCTTCTACCCGGGCGGCCACGGCCCCCTCTGGGACCTCGCCGAGGACAACGACTCCATCAAACTGATCGAGCAGGTCGTCGCGGCGGGCAAGCCGATCGCCCTGGTGTGCCACGCTCCGGGCGCCTTGCGGCACTGCGCGACGCCCGACGGCCAGCCCCTGGTCGCCGGGAAGCGGGTAACCGGGTTCACCGACAGCGAGGAGGAGTACATGGGCCTGACCAAGGTCGTGCCCTTCCTCGTCGAGGACGAGCTGGTCGCCAAGGGTGCCGAGTTCTCCAAGGCGGCCAACTTCGAGTCGTACGTGGTGAGCGACGGGCTGCTCATCACCGGCCAGAACCCGGCTTCCTCGGGTCCGGCGGCGGATCAGCTGATCTCGCTGGTGAGTCGGGCCGGCGCATAA
- a CDS encoding NAD(P)/FAD-dependent oxidoreductase — translation MEDFCARSGIPAGVSGEQLARLAMIQALKFGVQIYAPCAVVGLDVSDELRPIVELEDGTRIETSAVVAATGARYRRLDIARWAEFEQSGCIRYAATELDLRGYESQPVAVVGGANSAGQAALSLAARGCTVHLVVRSADLEAKMSAYLADRIHAHLQIHVHTRSTLRELQGDDTLAAIVVTSEGECAKLDCRGLFCFIGADPASDWMTGIATDDDGFVLTDSRLPAGTHQAPLPFQTSASRVFAVGDIRSGSTKRVATAVGEGAAAVSAVHTVRAG, via the coding sequence GTGGAGGATTTCTGCGCCCGATCGGGGATCCCCGCGGGTGTCAGCGGCGAGCAGTTGGCCCGGCTGGCGATGATCCAGGCGCTGAAGTTCGGCGTTCAGATCTACGCGCCCTGCGCGGTGGTCGGCCTCGACGTCTCTGACGAGTTGCGGCCCATCGTGGAGTTGGAGGACGGCACCCGAATCGAGACGTCCGCGGTCGTCGCCGCCACCGGAGCGCGTTACCGTCGCCTCGACATCGCGCGCTGGGCGGAGTTCGAGCAGAGCGGATGCATCCGGTACGCCGCGACCGAACTCGACCTGCGCGGCTACGAGTCGCAGCCGGTGGCGGTCGTGGGCGGCGCCAACTCGGCCGGGCAGGCGGCCCTTTCCCTGGCCGCACGCGGCTGCACTGTGCATCTGGTGGTGCGCTCGGCCGACCTCGAGGCGAAGATGTCGGCGTACCTGGCCGACCGGATTCACGCCCATCTACAGATCCACGTCCACACCCGCAGCACCCTGCGTGAGCTTCAGGGTGACGACACCCTCGCGGCGATAGTCGTGACGTCGGAGGGCGAATGCGCGAAGCTGGACTGCCGAGGGCTGTTCTGCTTCATCGGCGCCGACCCGGCGTCCGACTGGATGACGGGCATCGCCACGGACGACGACGGTTTCGTGCTGACCGACAGCCGGCTGCCCGCCGGCACGCACCAGGCGCCGCTGCCGTTCCAGACCAGCGCTTCCCGTGTCTTCGCGGTCGGCGACATCCGCTCCGGCTCCACCAAGCGGGTGGCCACCGCCGTCGGTGAAGGCGCCGCCGCAGTCTCCGCAGTCCACACCGTACGGGCCGGCTGA